In the genome of Pseudomonas protegens, one region contains:
- a CDS encoding NorM family multidrug efflux MATE transporter → MQHPARTELWAILRLAGPLIASQLAHMLMVLTDTLMMARLSPQALAGGGLGAASYSFVSIFCIGVIAAVGTLVAIRQGAGDIEGAARLTQAGLWLAWIMALVAGLLLWNLKPLLLLFGQTPSNVEAAGQFLLILPFALPGYLSFMALRGFTSAIGRATPVMVISLAGTVANFLLNYALITGMFGLPKLGLMGIGLVTAIVANCMALALAWHIKRHPAYAAYPLRQGLARLNTHYLRELWRLGLPIGGTYAVEVGLFAFAALCMGTMGSTQLAAHQIALQIVSVAFMVPAGISYAITMRIGQHYGAGQLLDARLAGRVGIAFGAVAMLGFAMIFWLLPNQLIGLFLDHNDPAFAEVIQLAVSLLAVAAWFELFDGTQTIAMGAIRGLKDAKTTFLVGLGCYWLIGAPAAWLMAFTLGWGPTGVWWGLALGLACAAISLTLAFEWRMRRMIKREPVAAAMNVQASGAD, encoded by the coding sequence ATGCAGCATCCAGCACGCACCGAACTCTGGGCCATCCTGCGGCTAGCGGGGCCGCTGATCGCCTCCCAGCTGGCACACATGCTGATGGTCCTCACCGACACCCTGATGATGGCCCGCCTCAGCCCGCAAGCCCTGGCTGGCGGTGGCCTGGGAGCGGCCAGCTATTCCTTCGTCTCGATTTTCTGCATCGGCGTGATTGCCGCGGTAGGCACCCTGGTGGCGATTCGTCAGGGCGCCGGCGACATCGAAGGTGCTGCGCGTCTGACCCAGGCCGGGCTGTGGCTGGCCTGGATCATGGCCCTGGTCGCCGGCCTGCTGCTGTGGAACCTCAAACCGCTGTTGTTGCTGTTCGGCCAGACCCCCAGCAACGTCGAGGCGGCCGGCCAGTTCCTGCTGATCCTGCCATTCGCCCTGCCCGGCTACCTGAGCTTCATGGCCCTGCGCGGCTTTACCAGCGCCATCGGCCGGGCGACGCCGGTGATGGTCATCAGCCTGGCGGGGACGGTGGCCAACTTCCTGCTCAACTATGCATTGATCACCGGCATGTTCGGCCTGCCGAAACTCGGCCTGATGGGCATCGGCCTGGTGACCGCCATCGTCGCCAACTGCATGGCCCTGGCCCTGGCCTGGCACATCAAGCGCCATCCAGCCTACGCCGCGTACCCGTTGCGCCAGGGCCTGGCCCGGCTGAACACCCACTATCTGCGGGAACTGTGGCGCCTGGGCCTGCCCATCGGCGGCACCTATGCGGTGGAAGTCGGGTTGTTCGCCTTCGCCGCGCTGTGCATGGGCACCATGGGCAGCACCCAGTTGGCGGCGCACCAGATCGCCCTGCAGATCGTCTCGGTGGCGTTCATGGTGCCGGCGGGCATCTCCTACGCCATCACCATGCGCATCGGCCAGCACTACGGTGCCGGACAACTGCTGGATGCAAGGCTGGCCGGACGGGTCGGCATCGCCTTCGGCGCGGTGGCGATGCTGGGGTTCGCGATGATTTTCTGGCTGCTGCCCAACCAGCTGATCGGGCTGTTCCTCGATCACAACGACCCGGCCTTCGCCGAGGTGATTCAACTGGCGGTGAGCTTGTTGGCGGTGGCGGCCTGGTTCGAGCTGTTCGATGGCACCCAGACCATCGCCATGGGCGCGATCCGCGGCCTCAAGGATGCCAAGACCACCTTCCTGGTGGGCCTGGGCTGCTATTGGCTGATCGGCGCGCCTGCGGCCTGGCTGATGGCCTTTACCCTGGGCTGGGGACCGACCGGCGTGTGGTGGGGACTGGCCCTGGGCCTGGCCTGCGCGGCCATCAGCCTGACCCTGGCGTTCGAGTGGCGGATGCGTCGCATGATCAAGCGCGAGCCCGTGGCAGCGGCGATGAACGTTCAAGCCAGCGGCGCCGATTGA
- a CDS encoding LysR substrate-binding domain-containing protein, with protein sequence MSRRLPPLYALRAFEAAARHSSFTRAAEELSITQSAVSRHIRTLEEHFACRLFQRSGRNLQLTEAARLLLPGIREGFGALERACNTLRAEDGILRMKAPSTLTMRWLLARLSRFRHLQPGNEVQLTSAWMDVDSVDFNQEPFDCAVLLSNGHFPPDWEASYLFPELLIPVGAPNLLNDQPWDVARLAATELLHPTPDRRDWRSWLEHMGLTDQVSLKGGQVFDTLELGMIAAARGYGVSMGDLLMVAEDVAQGRLSLPWPTAVASGLNYYLVWPKTRPGGERLRRLSDFLQGEVQAMQLPEVERFG encoded by the coding sequence ATGTCTCGTCGTCTGCCTCCCCTGTATGCCCTGCGCGCCTTTGAAGCGGCGGCCCGCCACAGCTCGTTCACCCGTGCCGCCGAAGAACTGTCGATTACCCAGAGCGCCGTCAGCCGGCATATCCGCACCCTGGAGGAACACTTCGCCTGCCGACTGTTCCAGCGCAGCGGGCGCAACCTGCAACTGACCGAGGCGGCGCGCCTGCTGTTGCCGGGCATTCGCGAAGGTTTCGGCGCGCTGGAGCGGGCCTGCAATACCCTGCGGGCCGAAGACGGCATCCTGCGCATGAAGGCGCCCTCGACCCTGACCATGCGCTGGTTGCTGGCGCGCCTCAGCCGCTTTCGCCACCTGCAGCCGGGCAATGAGGTACAGCTCACCAGTGCCTGGATGGACGTGGATTCGGTGGATTTCAACCAGGAGCCCTTCGACTGCGCGGTGCTGCTGAGCAATGGCCACTTTCCTCCGGACTGGGAAGCCAGCTACCTGTTCCCCGAGCTGCTGATCCCGGTGGGGGCGCCGAACCTGCTCAACGACCAGCCCTGGGACGTGGCGCGGCTGGCCGCCACCGAACTCTTGCACCCCACCCCGGACCGCCGTGACTGGCGCAGCTGGCTGGAGCATATGGGCCTGACCGACCAGGTATCGCTCAAGGGCGGGCAGGTGTTCGACACCCTGGAACTGGGGATGATCGCGGCGGCGCGGGGGTATGGCGTATCCATGGGCGATTTGCTGATGGTGGCCGAAGATGTGGCCCAGGGCCGCCTGAGCCTGCCCTGGCCGACAGCGGTGGCCAGTGGCCTGAACTACTACCTGGTCTGGCCCAAGACCCGGCCCGGAGGGGAACGGTTGCGGCGCCTCAGCGATTTTCTCCAGGGCGAGGTCCAGGCCATGCAACTGCCCGAGGTAGAGCGCTTCGGCTGA
- a CDS encoding methyl-accepting chemotaxis protein, producing the protein MSQPRARIASQLGLALALILALVISGSTLFALRSLDSANLDTREEHLASEARLLADQLNTFHGSLRESTQRLSGLFENRFSSGLSLHPEQPVNVAGVQTPGLHLGDVVLNNNFEEVDEFKQMTAGVATLFVRSGDDFIRVSTSLSKQDGSRAIGTLLDHGHPAYQKLMAGQGYVGRAVLFERFYMTQYTPVLARDGKVIAVLFVGFDYTDAQNAQFANLKRFRIGQSGSLALLDEQNKWLVPPAGVQALEPAAQIMAAAAKEPGKGRFWSDQGEDFYSLAVPFEGGPWSVVASMPKAEIRAVTWSVGIRLVIGSLLAMLLAVGATVWLLRSKLAPLGDLVRQAQALGGGDLSARLNVSSHDEIGQLARSFNQMGEALSTMVEHIRRSAAEVNGRAQALSGLSSGAYEGMEQQSGEITSMAGAVEEFSATSLNIADNMGSTQRLAQDNAQQTHIGRESMEQASASLEQIAGALNSTATVINTLGQRSQEIGGIVGVITAIADQTNLLALNAAIEAARAGEQGRGFAVVADEVRNLASRTREATDEISQMINSIQQETGNAIETMEQGNRLMQEGLSRNANVASALALIDEQSRSAGEQFAAITTATQEQSSTATVLSSNLQSIAQANSEQREVVSNLALTARELETLAADLRREVDRFR; encoded by the coding sequence ATGTCCCAACCCCGTGCCCGCATAGCCTCCCAGCTAGGGCTTGCCCTCGCCCTGATACTTGCCCTGGTCATCAGTGGCAGCACCCTGTTTGCCCTGCGCTCCCTGGACTCGGCGAACCTCGATACCCGGGAAGAACACCTGGCCAGCGAGGCGCGGTTGTTGGCGGACCAGCTCAACACCTTCCACGGCAGCCTGCGCGAGAGCACCCAGCGCCTCAGTGGCCTGTTCGAAAACCGTTTCAGCAGCGGCCTGAGTCTGCATCCCGAGCAGCCGGTGAATGTGGCCGGAGTGCAGACCCCGGGCCTGCACCTGGGGGACGTGGTGCTGAACAACAACTTCGAGGAAGTGGACGAGTTCAAGCAGATGACCGCCGGGGTGGCGACCCTGTTCGTGCGCAGCGGCGACGATTTCATCCGGGTCAGCACCTCCTTGAGCAAGCAGGACGGCAGCCGGGCCATCGGCACCTTGCTCGACCATGGCCACCCGGCCTACCAGAAGCTCATGGCGGGCCAGGGTTATGTCGGCCGCGCCGTGCTCTTCGAACGCTTCTACATGACCCAGTACACCCCGGTCTTGGCTCGCGACGGCAAGGTCATCGCCGTGCTGTTCGTCGGTTTCGACTACACCGATGCGCAGAATGCCCAGTTCGCCAATCTCAAGCGTTTCCGCATTGGCCAGAGCGGCTCCCTGGCCTTGCTTGATGAGCAGAACAAGTGGCTGGTGCCACCGGCCGGCGTGCAGGCGCTGGAGCCGGCGGCGCAGATCATGGCGGCGGCCGCCAAGGAACCGGGCAAGGGGCGTTTCTGGAGTGACCAGGGCGAGGACTTCTACAGCCTGGCGGTGCCGTTCGAGGGCGGCCCCTGGTCGGTGGTGGCCAGCATGCCCAAGGCGGAGATCCGCGCGGTGACCTGGAGCGTGGGGATTCGCCTGGTGATCGGCAGCCTGCTGGCGATGCTGCTGGCGGTGGGGGCCACGGTCTGGCTGCTGCGCAGCAAGCTGGCGCCCTTGGGCGATCTGGTGCGCCAGGCCCAGGCCCTGGGCGGCGGCGACCTGAGCGCGCGGCTGAATGTCTCCAGCCATGACGAAATCGGCCAGCTGGCCCGCAGTTTCAACCAGATGGGCGAAGCCCTGTCGACCATGGTCGAGCACATTCGCCGTTCCGCCGCCGAGGTCAATGGCCGCGCCCAGGCCTTGTCAGGCCTGTCCAGCGGCGCCTATGAAGGGATGGAGCAACAGTCCGGCGAGATCACCAGCATGGCCGGGGCGGTGGAGGAGTTCAGCGCCACTTCGCTGAATATTGCCGACAACATGGGCAGCACCCAGCGTCTGGCCCAGGACAACGCCCAGCAGACCCACATCGGCCGCGAGTCCATGGAACAGGCATCGGCGTCCCTGGAGCAGATTGCCGGGGCCCTCAACAGCACGGCCACGGTGATCAATACCCTGGGCCAGCGTTCCCAGGAGATTGGCGGGATTGTCGGGGTGATCACCGCGATTGCCGATCAGACCAACCTGCTGGCCCTCAACGCCGCCATCGAGGCCGCGCGTGCCGGCGAGCAGGGGCGCGGGTTTGCCGTGGTCGCCGATGAGGTGCGCAACCTGGCGTCGCGCACCCGCGAGGCCACCGATGAAATCTCGCAGATGATCAACAGCATCCAGCAGGAAACCGGCAACGCCATCGAAACCATGGAGCAGGGCAACCGCTTGATGCAGGAAGGCTTGTCGCGCAACGCCAACGTCGCCTCGGCCCTGGCCCTGATCGACGAGCAGAGCCGCAGCGCCGGCGAGCAGTTCGCCGCCATCACCACCGCGACTCAGGAACAGAGCAGCACCGCCACGGTGCTCAGCAGCAATCTGCAGAGCATTGCCCAGGCCAACAGCGAGCAGCGTGAAGTGGTGTCCAACCTGGCACTCACCGCCCGTGAGCTGGAAACCCTGGCCGCGGACTTGCGCCGGGAAGTCGACCGCTTCCGCTGA
- a CDS encoding ABC transporter six-transmembrane domain-containing protein, which translates to MDGACILSDRSKIIEQSLNTNPNHSCGALMPAVSPLTVVDPTQKIGQQSAGQTLKAIARAYPGKLFGTLSLVALENALLLAYPLFAGFAVDSILRGDAAHALIYALVVLGFWVVGAARRAVDTRTFTRIYADLAVPVILNQRLQQQDTSTAAARVVLAREFVDFFEKHVPTIATALVSIVGAAVMLLVIEPWIGLACLTALLLCVTLLPRFARRNQQLHERLNDRLEKEIGLVAKVGAVSLQRHYRLLSRLRIGLSDREAAAYLFLGAVAALLFVIAISQLALAPEVKAGHVYAVMTYLWTFVSSVDEAPTMVDQLARLRDIGKRVDPGLAESTAPH; encoded by the coding sequence ATGGACGGCGCTTGCATTTTGAGCGATCGCTCAAAGATAATTGAGCAGTCGCTCAATACTAACCCCAATCATTCTTGTGGTGCACTCATGCCCGCCGTCAGCCCACTCACCGTCGTGGATCCAACGCAGAAAATCGGCCAACAGTCCGCCGGCCAGACCCTCAAGGCCATAGCCAGGGCCTACCCGGGCAAGCTGTTCGGCACCTTGTCCCTGGTGGCCCTGGAGAACGCCCTGCTGCTGGCCTATCCGCTGTTCGCCGGCTTCGCCGTGGACTCGATCCTGCGCGGCGACGCCGCCCATGCGCTGATCTACGCCCTGGTGGTGCTGGGTTTCTGGGTGGTAGGGGCGGCACGGCGGGCGGTCGACACCCGCACATTCACCCGCATCTACGCCGACCTTGCGGTGCCGGTGATCCTCAACCAGCGCCTGCAACAACAAGACACGTCCACCGCCGCGGCGCGGGTAGTGCTGGCCCGGGAATTCGTCGATTTCTTCGAAAAGCACGTGCCGACCATCGCCACGGCCCTGGTGTCGATCGTCGGGGCGGCGGTGATGCTGCTGGTGATCGAACCCTGGATCGGCCTCGCCTGCCTCACGGCGCTGTTGCTGTGCGTGACCCTGCTGCCGCGTTTTGCCCGGCGTAACCAGCAACTGCACGAACGCCTGAACGACCGGCTGGAAAAGGAAATCGGCCTGGTGGCCAAGGTCGGCGCCGTCTCGCTACAGCGCCACTATCGCCTGCTGTCGCGGCTGCGCATCGGCCTCTCGGACCGGGAAGCGGCAGCCTATCTGTTCCTTGGCGCGGTGGCGGCGCTGCTGTTCGTCATCGCCATCAGCCAGCTGGCGCTGGCGCCCGAGGTCAAGGCCGGCCACGTGTATGCGGTGATGACTTACCTGTGGACCTTCGTCAGCAGCGTCGATGAGGCGCCCACCATGGTCGACCAGCTGGCGCGCCTGCGGGATATCGGCAAGCGCGTCGATCCGGGCCTGGCTGAGTCGACCGCGCCTCACTGA
- a CDS encoding TetR/AcrR family transcriptional regulator, translated as MSRNDRKDQIIQAALELFRSKGFAEVSTRDLAEHAGLSRSHVYHYFSDWKELRREAFVHFANEQLEAVGGPLRGAAPMDALQGFIRDCLPDCAEDGWALWLDAWDEAMHDAELAETYLRINGQWQAMLASIIADGVEAGVFRCASPQRAARQLFAQTMGYADDLLLRASPESARAALQEVMEVAGLLLGFEG; from the coding sequence ATGTCGCGTAACGACCGTAAAGACCAGATCATCCAGGCCGCCCTGGAATTATTTCGCAGCAAGGGTTTCGCCGAGGTTTCCACCCGGGACCTGGCCGAGCATGCCGGCCTGTCCCGCAGCCACGTCTATCACTACTTCAGTGATTGGAAAGAGTTGCGCCGCGAAGCCTTCGTGCATTTCGCCAATGAGCAATTGGAGGCGGTGGGCGGGCCCCTGCGCGGTGCCGCGCCGATGGACGCCTTGCAAGGCTTTATCCGTGACTGCCTGCCCGATTGTGCCGAAGACGGCTGGGCGTTATGGCTCGATGCCTGGGACGAAGCCATGCACGACGCCGAACTGGCCGAAACCTACCTGAGGATCAACGGCCAGTGGCAGGCAATGCTGGCAAGCATCATTGCCGATGGCGTCGAGGCCGGGGTGTTTCGCTGCGCCAGCCCCCAGCGCGCGGCCCGGCAGTTGTTTGCTCAGACCATGGGTTACGCCGATGACCTGCTGCTGCGAGCGTCCCCCGAGTCGGCCCGGGCAGCGTTGCAGGAAGTCATGGAAGTGGCGGGCCTGCTGCTGGGGTTCGAGGGCTGA
- a CDS encoding aldose 1-epimerase family protein, giving the protein MTSLKLLVTLGALTAASHAMAWDYVLLDTDKAAENLHITSEQLGLKTAQPFSVTLRTLHGGRQEGVSIVDIDNGQMKLSLVPTRGMNVLQASVGDVRLGWDSPVKEVVNPAFIELNGRGGLGWLEGFNELVTRCGYEWVGHPGMDNGELLTLHGRAANIPASKVTLHIDEQPPYAIHLRGELKEQAFKKVDFSVATELVTEPGSTSFTLNDRLTNNGDYAKEYQALYHSNFSTPFLEQGAKFAAPVKQVSPFNDKAKADLGDWQTYRGPTRDYDETVYNVVPYADAQGQTLAVLHNKAGSLGVSLGFNTRQLPVFSLWKNTDTQGQGYVTGLEPGTSFSYNRRYQRPLNLVPTIGPKEQREFQIRYSLLADKVAVDNALNRVSQIQQGRQTEVRPTPLVDLSKE; this is encoded by the coding sequence ATGACATCCCTCAAACTGCTGGTCACCCTCGGCGCGCTGACCGCCGCCTCCCACGCCATGGCCTGGGACTATGTACTGCTCGACACCGACAAGGCCGCTGAAAACCTGCACATCACCAGCGAGCAGCTGGGGCTGAAGACCGCGCAACCCTTTTCCGTGACCTTGCGCACCTTGCATGGCGGTCGTCAGGAAGGGGTCAGCATCGTCGATATCGACAATGGCCAGATGAAGCTTTCGCTGGTGCCGACCCGAGGCATGAATGTGCTGCAGGCCTCGGTGGGCGACGTGCGCCTGGGGTGGGATTCGCCGGTCAAGGAAGTGGTCAATCCAGCGTTTATCGAACTCAACGGCCGCGGTGGCCTGGGCTGGCTGGAGGGCTTCAACGAGCTGGTGACGCGCTGCGGTTACGAGTGGGTCGGGCACCCGGGCATGGACAACGGCGAGTTGCTGACCCTGCACGGCCGCGCCGCGAACATTCCGGCCAGCAAGGTCACCCTGCACATCGACGAACAGCCGCCCTATGCGATTCATCTGCGGGGCGAGCTCAAGGAGCAGGCGTTCAAGAAGGTCGACTTCAGCGTGGCCACCGAGCTGGTCACCGAGCCGGGCAGCACCAGCTTTACCCTCAACGATCGCCTGACCAACAACGGCGATTATGCGAAGGAATACCAGGCGCTGTACCACAGCAACTTCAGCACGCCATTCCTTGAGCAGGGGGCAAAATTTGCCGCGCCAGTGAAGCAGGTGTCGCCGTTCAACGACAAGGCCAAGGCCGATCTGGGGGATTGGCAGACCTATCGCGGCCCGACCCGAGACTATGACGAAACCGTGTACAACGTGGTGCCTTATGCCGATGCCCAGGGCCAGACCCTGGCGGTGCTGCACAACAAGGCGGGTAGCCTCGGGGTGTCCCTGGGCTTCAACACCCGGCAGTTGCCGGTGTTCTCGCTGTGGAAAAACACCGACACCCAGGGTCAGGGCTATGTGACCGGCTTGGAGCCGGGCACCAGTTTTTCCTACAACCGTCGTTATCAACGTCCGCTGAATCTGGTGCCGACGATTGGTCCCAAGGAGCAGCGGGAGTTTCAGATCCGCTACAGCCTGTTGGCGGACAAGGTCGCGGTGGACAACGCCTTGAATCGTGTCAGTCAGATCCAGCAAGGGCGTCAGACCGAAGTGCGGCCAACGCCGCTGGTGGATCTGTCCAAGGAGTAA